In Leptolyngbya sp. NIES-2104, the genomic window GATGATTAAGCACAACGAAAATAAGGAATTGGGGACTCGATCAGGAATTTGTTCGATCGAGTTTTTTGTGCTCATGAATTATTGATTCACTTTAAGAACTGCGATTCGCTCGTTTAAAAAGCAGAGATCCTGGTGCGGGTTCAATATAAAGCGCGATCGCTTCTTGAATATTTTCGAGTGCTTCTTCTTCAGTTTCTCCAGCCGAAGTACATCCTGGCAATTCTGGACACCAGACCACCCAATCTCCAGTTTCTGGATCAGGTTCAAGAACGACACGCCACTTCATAAGCAATTTCTTGTAACAGTCTACTTAATCATACAAAAAGCAGTAGAAGCTCTAAGCTATTTTTCTTGTAAGTTGATCCAACGTTTTTGTTTGACCTTTGGCGATCGCTTTCTGAGCTTGGGCGAATCGTTCAGCGAATCCTGGAATTTCTAATAGTTCTTAAGTGGCTTCTTCACTTTCTTTATCAAGCAGAAATGCAGCAAAATCTAGAACAGTTTGCAAGCCGTTAAGAGAAAGCTGATTTAAGCGATCGCTAATTTGCGCCTGTAATGCTTGCGCTTGCGATCGCGCTTTTGCATCTTCATCTGTTCTCACAATGTCTTGCACGACTGTTCTTGCTCAGAAGTAATTTCTTTAATGATATTAATACGCGAAAAGGTGGAAGTAATAAGCCTCCACCTCGCTTTATTGAATTAACAATGTTTTAAGCGTCTTCAGAATCCAATTGAGCAAAGACGATCGCACAACCGACAAACGCCAACATCAAGGGCATCGGAGACGCGGCGGCATAACCCCAAGCGGCGGCAAGAACGGTTCCCGCGATCGCGCTTAAACTCCAAATGCGTTCGTGATTGCTCAAGCCTTTTTCGGCTTTGATGGAGAGCAATACAGATGATGGGATCGGTACGGGCATCACGGAATTCGGGGGGAAAGCCCAGTAGCTCGATCGTTCTTTGAACCAATCTGTCCAGCCGTTGGTCTGACACCAATCCGCAATCCATTGTTCGCAATAGTGATTCATACTTAGTTAAAAAATCGAGTGGGTTCAAAAAGTGAGGTTGAAAAAAGTTGATGATTAAAAACCAACAACTTAAGCATTTCTTAAGTCGGTGAGGGAGCCGCAATTGGCTCAACAGCAC contains:
- a CDS encoding type II toxin-antitoxin system HicB family antitoxin, which codes for MKWRVVLEPDPETGDWVVWCPELPGCTSAGETEEEALENIQEAIALYIEPAPGSLLFKRANRSS